A window from Exiguobacterium marinum DSM 16307 encodes these proteins:
- a CDS encoding 5'-3' exonuclease produces MERKLFLIDGNSMLASAYYGAAASRTKKGREVSKNDRSAVIGMTGLIRTILRRHRPTHFVVVWDVSRETLWRRELYPGYKRRRRQTPPELKAQMELMRQLLEDSGIPQFQVEGYEGEDLIAHIARKFSCSAPVVIMTKDKDLLQLVSPRITVWLQTQELQQMQARCDIRDNRPLPLKRHLEIRPEEIAALYEGLKPKQLSAVKALTGDRSDGIPPVAGLDESQSVQLIKRFGSLDKLYSALSIKGDKRQQVNETIAALTSEEVPRNLRRTRKKAERNMELVRLDVTVPALEHLKLAHLELSINPKRVEQAYQKRGLRISFNASQKKVSAH; encoded by the coding sequence ATGGAACGCAAACTATTTTTGATTGACGGTAACTCCATGCTGGCCAGTGCTTATTATGGTGCCGCCGCGAGCCGAACGAAAAAAGGACGCGAGGTATCCAAAAACGATCGGAGTGCCGTCATCGGAATGACCGGCCTCATTCGGACGATTCTACGTAGACATCGTCCGACTCATTTTGTCGTCGTCTGGGACGTCTCACGTGAAACATTATGGCGTCGAGAACTGTACCCGGGCTATAAACGCCGCAGACGCCAAACACCGCCTGAATTGAAAGCGCAGATGGAACTCATGCGCCAATTGCTTGAGGATAGTGGGATTCCACAATTCCAAGTAGAAGGGTATGAAGGGGAAGATTTGATTGCCCATATCGCGCGTAAATTCAGTTGTAGTGCCCCTGTGGTCATCATGACAAAAGATAAAGACTTGTTACAGCTTGTCAGTCCACGAATCACCGTTTGGTTACAAACACAGGAGCTTCAGCAAATGCAGGCTCGCTGTGACATTCGTGATAACCGTCCGTTACCTCTCAAACGTCATTTAGAAATTCGACCAGAAGAGATTGCAGCGTTATACGAAGGGTTGAAACCGAAGCAATTGTCAGCCGTTAAAGCGTTGACAGGAGACCGTTCTGACGGGATTCCTCCAGTGGCTGGACTCGATGAAAGTCAATCGGTTCAACTGATCAAACGATTCGGTTCACTCGATAAGCTGTATTCTGCCTTGAGCATCAAAGGTGACAAACGACAACAAGTAAATGAAACGATCGCGGCACTGACGTCAGAGGAGGTGCCCCGTAACTTGAGACGAACACGCAAAAAAGCAGAGCGTAATATGGAGCTCGTTCGTCTTGATGTCACGGTGCCAGCACTTGAACATTTGAAGCTAGCTCATCTCGAGCTCAGCATCAACCCGAAGAGAGTCGAGCAAGCGTATCAAAAACGCGGACTTCGCATCTCATTCAATGCAAGTCAGAAGAAAGTATCCGCACATTAA
- a CDS encoding winged helix-turn-helix transcriptional regulator: protein MTNITSCEVDTALELITGKWKHSILLVLINGDTLRFSELKRSLPKISQKILTAQLRDLEEQEIVIRTVYPEVPPRVDYRLSEYGKTLIPILEAMNEWGRRHAERMRSN, encoded by the coding sequence GTGACCAACATAACAAGCTGCGAAGTCGATACGGCACTCGAACTGATCACAGGAAAATGGAAGCATTCCATCCTCCTCGTACTAATCAACGGGGATACGTTACGCTTCAGTGAGTTGAAGCGATCGTTACCAAAAATCAGTCAAAAGATATTGACCGCACAACTCCGTGACTTAGAAGAACAGGAGATTGTCATCCGAACCGTCTATCCAGAAGTCCCTCCCCGTGTTGACTATCGCTTAAGTGAGTATGGGAAAACGCTCATCCCGATTCTCGAAGCGATGAATGAATGGGGAAGACGTCATGCCGAACGAATGCGCTCTAATTAG
- a CDS encoding pyridoxamine 5'-phosphate oxidase family protein yields MSAKETALKILDSSNVGTMATVYKVKPHSRYMTFFHEDFTLYTATSNDTDKVEELERNPYTHILIGYDGDGVGDTYLEILGKATVSDDESMKEKVWNDKLEGWFDGPDDPKLIILKIEPESMRVMNKKGQPSQEVTL; encoded by the coding sequence ATGAGTGCAAAAGAAACAGCATTAAAAATATTAGACTCAAGTAATGTAGGTACAATGGCGACTGTATATAAAGTAAAACCGCACAGTCGGTATATGACATTTTTCCATGAAGATTTCACGCTCTATACAGCAACTTCAAATGATACAGATAAGGTAGAGGAATTAGAGAGAAATCCATATACTCATATCTTGATTGGCTACGATGGAGATGGAGTCGGCGACACGTACCTAGAAATCTTAGGAAAAGCAACGGTGTCAGATGATGAATCGATGAAAGAAAAAGTATGGAATGACAAACTTGAAGGATGGTTTGATGGACCGGATGATCCAAAACTCATCATTCTCAAAATCGAACCTGAATCAATGCGTGTGATGAACAAAAAAGGTCAACCATCTCAAGAAGTCACCTTATAA
- a CDS encoding cold-shock protein → MNTGKVKWFNSEKGYGFIEMEGGDDVFVHFSAIQGDGFKTLEEGQEVTFEITDGARGPQASNVEKI, encoded by the coding sequence ATGAACACAGGTAAAGTAAAATGGTTTAACTCAGAAAAAGGTTACGGCTTCATCGAAATGGAAGGCGGAGACGACGTATTCGTACACTTCTCAGCAATCCAAGGCGACGGCTTCAAAACACTTGAAGAAGGCCAAGAAGTAACTTTCGAAATCACAGACGGAGCTCGTGGACCACAAGCTTCTAACGTTGAAAAAATCTAA
- a CDS encoding MFS transporter translates to MKKSFSNLHILLIGKFMSLFASNLFTFIAGLTVLTTSGSGLQFAIVLLAGTLPRILLSPFAGAYADKLNRKRVIVNMETLNGLLFLLAGISSLIWTFNVPAYLLITALLSVFSTFLSVTLSSSIPLLFKEEELQRTNSLIQSIISFSSIGTPLLAGALFKILPISVFLFSSAVLFFIAGIVATHLKFQSRDIQETSQSTWKEVQSGFQYLKKQRVLWTIALLATFLNFFFVASEVLFPIAALQEVGVSPLQFGFLESMFAIGFLVASLLHALPFFKIKYRLSTMRSALIILSLLFIGPAIPLYFTFDVLPAILFFSFFALLSGLFVIRANIPIQMYLQTNTDPNYLGRVMGVLESLAMGITPLGFILFGFLSDLIPVSLLYTICMICLLSLTLISMHRIRHDIQAEKAALQSAERVS, encoded by the coding sequence ATGAAAAAATCATTTTCGAATCTACACATCTTGTTAATCGGAAAATTCATGTCGTTGTTCGCCTCAAACTTGTTCACATTTATCGCTGGATTGACCGTTCTCACCACTTCCGGTTCTGGGTTACAATTTGCGATTGTCTTATTAGCAGGAACCCTTCCTCGCATTCTGCTCTCACCTTTTGCTGGTGCTTATGCAGACAAACTAAATCGCAAGCGTGTCATCGTAAATATGGAAACGTTAAATGGATTGCTATTTCTTCTTGCCGGAATTTCAAGCCTAATTTGGACATTTAATGTCCCTGCTTATCTTTTGATCACCGCATTACTCTCTGTTTTTTCAACTTTTTTATCCGTGACTTTATCTAGCTCCATCCCGCTTTTGTTTAAGGAAGAAGAGTTACAACGAACCAACTCATTAATCCAAAGTATCATCTCATTTTCAAGTATTGGCACGCCTTTATTAGCTGGAGCTTTATTTAAAATTCTACCGATTTCCGTATTCTTGTTCAGCTCAGCTGTATTATTTTTCATCGCAGGAATAGTCGCCACTCATCTTAAATTTCAATCCCGCGACATTCAGGAAACGTCTCAGTCGACCTGGAAGGAAGTGCAATCCGGTTTTCAATATCTTAAAAAACAGCGTGTTTTATGGACCATTGCGCTCCTCGCCACTTTTCTTAATTTCTTTTTTGTCGCATCCGAAGTCTTATTCCCTATTGCTGCCTTACAAGAAGTCGGGGTATCACCTCTTCAGTTCGGATTTTTAGAAAGTATGTTCGCTATTGGGTTTTTAGTCGCTTCATTATTACATGCATTACCATTCTTCAAAATTAAGTACCGGCTTTCAACGATGAGAAGTGCCTTAATTATTTTAAGTTTACTTTTTATCGGTCCAGCCATCCCACTTTACTTTACATTCGACGTATTGCCAGCTATCTTATTCTTTTCGTTTTTCGCTTTATTGAGTGGTCTCTTCGTCATTCGAGCCAACATTCCGATTCAAATGTATTTACAAACGAACACAGATCCCAACTATCTAGGTCGTGTAATGGGAGTTCTCGAATCACTTGCAATGGGAATCACACCACTTGGGTTCATTCTTTTCGGGTTTTTAAGCGATTTAATTCCAGTCTCTCTCCTCTACACCATCTGTATGATTTGTTTGCTTAGTCTCACTTTGATTTCCATGCATCGCATCCGTCACGACATCCAGGCAGAAAAAGCTGCACTTCAGTCAGCCGAACGTGTGTCGTAA
- a CDS encoding VOC family protein, with protein sequence MKIEKIELGPVTLRVRDIEQVKQFYVDVIGMNVIEETEELVTLGTKERSLVILHSVPQAKTNPRAAGLFHLAILLPDRVELGSILAHLIERRIEVGQGDHLVSEAFYLSDPEGNGIELYADRPKDQWTYEANGHVKMATEPVEYESMLQAAANRPFTGLPIRTTMGHVHLKVRSIEAAKRFYHDRLGFSITTDSYPGALFLSADGYHHHIGTNVWARPSDALGVEAGLETWTLLVNEQTNQALGGTSSEWSLTDEDGITVHIKRTDA encoded by the coding sequence ATGAAAATCGAGAAAATTGAACTAGGACCGGTGACGCTTCGGGTCCGTGATATCGAACAGGTGAAACAATTTTATGTAGACGTAATCGGGATGAACGTCATAGAAGAAACCGAAGAACTTGTCACGCTCGGAACGAAAGAACGTTCACTCGTTATCTTGCACAGTGTGCCACAAGCGAAGACGAATCCACGAGCGGCAGGGTTATTTCATTTAGCAATTCTATTGCCGGATCGCGTGGAGTTAGGAAGCATCTTGGCACATCTTATTGAGCGGCGTATCGAAGTCGGGCAAGGTGACCACTTGGTGAGTGAAGCGTTCTACTTGAGTGACCCAGAAGGGAATGGAATCGAGCTGTACGCCGATCGTCCGAAAGACCAATGGACGTATGAAGCAAACGGTCATGTGAAAATGGCGACAGAGCCTGTCGAATATGAGTCGATGCTTCAAGCTGCGGCGAATCGACCGTTCACAGGTTTACCAATCAGGACAACGATGGGACATGTGCACCTTAAAGTGCGCTCAATCGAGGCGGCGAAACGCTTTTACCATGATCGTCTCGGTTTTTCCATCACGACGGATTCTTATCCGGGAGCACTGTTCCTTTCGGCAGACGGATATCACCATCACATTGGTACGAACGTATGGGCACGTCCGAGTGATGCTCTAGGAGTTGAGGCAGGACTCGAGACATGGACGCTTCTCGTCAATGAGCAGACGAATCAAGCATTAGGTGGTACGTCATCTGAATGGTCGTTGACCGATGAAGACGGGATTACCGTGCATATAAAAAGAACGGACGCTTGA
- a CDS encoding DUF3817 domain-containing protein, translating to MTMTHFKWIGYTEGVSFLLLLLIAMPLKYMAGIPLAVSIVGAAHGFLFVAYVLAAVYMAWRFRWGFKVLTLAVMASVIPFGPFLLEKRVLPSTEKTSN from the coding sequence ATGACTATGACTCATTTTAAATGGATTGGCTACACAGAAGGGGTATCCTTCTTGCTGTTACTATTAATCGCGATGCCACTGAAATATATGGCCGGCATTCCACTTGCGGTCAGTATTGTCGGCGCAGCGCACGGTTTCTTGTTTGTTGCTTACGTGCTCGCAGCCGTGTACATGGCGTGGCGCTTCCGTTGGGGCTTCAAAGTTTTGACGCTTGCTGTTATGGCATCCGTCATCCCATTCGGACCATTTTTATTAGAAAAACGGGTACTCCCGTCAACAGAGAAGACATCGAACTGA
- a CDS encoding DoxX family membrane protein produces MFTKFWQNHNVATAILTVLRVWLGYHWLTAGWGKITGGFGTEGFLNNAVSLATGEHPAVAGWWAAFLENFAIPNAGLFDVLIPYGEFLVGLGLLLGALTRSAAFFGLVMNMAFLLSGTVSTNPTMLIVSVLILVAGHNAGKIGVDGLFLRNFVETKVLHRSPNRQIAS; encoded by the coding sequence ATGTTCACGAAATTTTGGCAAAACCACAATGTTGCCACAGCGATTTTAACGGTATTACGTGTATGGCTCGGTTATCATTGGTTGACGGCAGGTTGGGGTAAAATCACAGGTGGTTTTGGAACAGAAGGATTTTTAAACAACGCGGTGTCACTCGCCACTGGAGAACATCCAGCTGTCGCAGGATGGTGGGCCGCATTCTTAGAAAACTTTGCAATCCCGAACGCTGGATTATTCGATGTCCTCATCCCTTACGGTGAATTTTTGGTCGGCCTAGGGTTATTGCTCGGTGCACTCACACGTAGTGCAGCATTCTTCGGACTTGTCATGAACATGGCGTTCTTACTATCAGGAACAGTCAGTACGAACCCAACGATGTTGATCGTATCTGTCTTGATTTTAGTTGCCGGTCATAACGCTGGCAAAATCGGAGTCGACGGCTTGTTTCTTCGTAACTTCGTTGAAACGAAAGTATTGCACCGTTCACCAAATCGTCAAATAGCCTCGTAA
- a CDS encoding flavodoxin domain-containing protein produces MGTLIAYSSRYGTSEKVAALLAERLSGDVHVQNIVEEPNVMWETIDHVIVGSSIRMGTIQDEMKEWLALHEAHLLEHPLALYLCAGTPTESERIRELEEAYRESLREHAYFVEVVGSGYDFERMGFLDKAIVRMMAKQKESSLELDDDKLDRLVEAAQTSERTRSENP; encoded by the coding sequence ATGGGTACTTTAATCGCTTACTCTTCCAGGTATGGGACGAGTGAAAAAGTAGCGGCTCTACTCGCTGAACGTCTGTCGGGTGACGTTCATGTCCAAAATATCGTAGAAGAGCCGAATGTGATGTGGGAGACGATCGATCACGTCATCGTCGGCAGTTCGATTCGGATGGGAACCATCCAGGACGAAATGAAGGAATGGTTGGCGCTTCACGAAGCACACTTGCTTGAGCATCCCCTCGCTTTATATTTGTGTGCCGGGACACCGACAGAATCAGAGCGGATTCGTGAGTTAGAAGAGGCGTACCGTGAATCACTCCGCGAGCATGCCTATTTTGTCGAGGTCGTTGGCAGTGGTTATGACTTTGAACGAATGGGTTTTTTAGACAAAGCAATCGTCCGAATGATGGCAAAGCAGAAAGAAAGCTCGCTTGAACTCGATGACGACAAATTGGACCGGCTCGTGGAGGCGGCTCAAACGTCCGAACGTACCCGGTCTGAGAATCCGTAA
- a CDS encoding helix-turn-helix domain-containing protein gives MIGERIKALRKQKKMTQTQLAEGIVTKSMLSMIENGKAEASMRSLRELASRLDVSVQFLLKDPRESELQKLVEEIEYADMGFMKWDNKDIIERLEPFLDDDMQSIWLGRTYVFYGDAILTNDNRDLVLDYYNRAIALFERLGEKDEIAMTRIGQAYYLMHWDRFDEASEKIELIEQLDSQAMKTKTRIEFYMLLVFKELLYNAQLSHAIQYLEEALNYMKQTRTYYRADDVYRALVICALYRKEKELIQTAIRKARQYVDFTEDDSSRMRLAFTEGLVAMKQNDVDLMGVQLNIIEEILQKEENYQVIKEEKRFITPLEMFKGVYSAMKGDIKQAEVFLNELWERRNEWQLKHSLIDQAIYLEGLLLGTLYGCGDQWLEEIETLIAQFPEGYYHQNLMGLLFKIKG, from the coding sequence ATGATTGGAGAACGCATTAAAGCATTACGAAAACAGAAAAAAATGACTCAAACGCAGTTGGCAGAAGGCATCGTCACGAAGTCGATGCTCAGTATGATTGAAAATGGGAAAGCAGAAGCATCGATGCGTAGTTTGCGAGAACTCGCCAGTCGATTGGATGTCTCGGTACAGTTTTTGCTCAAAGATCCTCGAGAATCTGAACTACAAAAACTTGTAGAGGAAATCGAATACGCAGATATGGGTTTCATGAAGTGGGACAATAAAGATATTATCGAGCGTTTAGAACCATTTCTTGATGATGACATGCAATCGATTTGGCTAGGACGTACGTATGTTTTTTATGGTGATGCGATTTTGACGAATGATAATCGCGATTTAGTGTTGGATTATTATAATCGTGCTATTGCATTATTTGAACGATTAGGAGAAAAAGATGAAATTGCAATGACGCGAATTGGCCAAGCATACTATTTAATGCACTGGGATCGATTTGATGAAGCGAGTGAAAAAATTGAGCTTATTGAACAGCTTGATTCTCAAGCGATGAAAACGAAAACGCGTATCGAATTTTATATGTTGCTCGTTTTTAAAGAATTACTTTACAACGCTCAGTTGTCTCACGCTATTCAATATTTAGAAGAAGCATTAAATTATATGAAACAGACACGAACTTATTATCGAGCAGATGACGTATATCGAGCTCTCGTAATTTGCGCACTATATCGAAAAGAGAAAGAATTGATTCAGACGGCAATCAGGAAAGCTCGACAGTATGTTGATTTTACCGAAGATGATTCTTCAAGAATGAGATTGGCGTTTACAGAAGGCTTAGTGGCGATGAAGCAAAATGATGTGGATTTGATGGGGGTTCAATTAAACATTATCGAAGAAATCTTGCAAAAAGAAGAAAACTATCAGGTGATTAAGGAGGAAAAACGCTTCATTACTCCTCTTGAAATGTTCAAAGGAGTTTATTCTGCGATGAAAGGAGACATAAAACAAGCCGAGGTATTCTTAAATGAATTGTGGGAGAGAAGAAATGAATGGCAACTGAAGCATAGTTTGATTGACCAAGCCATTTATTTAGAGGGATTATTACTTGGTACCCTCTACGGATGTGGGGATCAATGGTTAGAGGAGATAGAGACACTTATAGCTCAATTCCCTGAGGGGTACTATCATCAAAACTTAATGGGATTACTATTTAAAATCAAGGGCTGA
- a CDS encoding glycoside hydrolase family 55 protein translates to MKNSNDQQSIASMIAAYSDWSEEELIHQTLKWHHTTSKTTYPAMSQTYACRIPLTERVSPVRTSLPLEQIDGVVRPVWMRRLDAEYLNLMHMTKSRVDVTNYGAVGDGKTDCTLAFRLALRSNRRVYVPPGVYIVRGIRLPSSCALEGAGQDVTILKLSDRAPKHRRLLRNTTPFAGNHHIEVSHLTLDWNVDRLGDVKRTTSFDTTSSALTFAHVTYGWVHHVTAKNAGLHAFDITSPHYHYLGDGLRAANGSRYIHLNQLEATNYGDDGITTHHSDAIYITNCYCHHPHGRTHALGFSNSNGIEIDDGSRHVTLVHNRTEGCFGGIEVKAHGTSSAAHDVHIFGHLSVHDNRSFNFRHIGHHLADDPDSATARFLSGTNLVSIEPVRSPLYAKSSPRSLVVSAYQDVFIHGLTAIGDPTYDYEQHPALAIQYKSRRVQLKRISVRGFTTARADLELFGGENRTDEVTIENLRCHESAPIALKIGRQIEQIALHQIEGQKKSGDALISTKSPIDVQDILAYGFSDRVRSDV, encoded by the coding sequence ATGAAAAATTCAAATGATCAACAGTCAATCGCATCGATGATTGCTGCTTATTCCGACTGGTCTGAAGAAGAATTAATTCATCAAACACTCAAGTGGCATCATACCACGAGTAAAACAACTTATCCAGCAATGAGCCAAACATACGCTTGTCGAATCCCATTAACGGAGAGAGTTTCGCCTGTCCGGACGTCTCTTCCGCTTGAACAGATCGATGGAGTGGTTCGTCCCGTTTGGATGCGCCGACTCGATGCGGAATATTTGAATCTGATGCATATGACAAAATCACGTGTCGATGTGACGAACTATGGGGCTGTTGGAGATGGCAAGACGGACTGCACCCTCGCCTTTCGTCTCGCCCTCCGCTCTAATCGCCGTGTCTATGTGCCACCAGGTGTATATATCGTTCGAGGAATTCGCCTCCCTTCTAGTTGTGCACTTGAAGGTGCCGGACAAGACGTCACAATTCTCAAATTATCCGATCGGGCTCCGAAGCATCGCCGTCTTTTACGAAATACGACCCCATTCGCCGGCAATCATCATATCGAGGTATCCCATCTTACACTTGATTGGAACGTTGATCGTTTAGGTGACGTGAAACGAACGACAAGCTTTGACACGACATCGAGCGCTTTGACATTCGCGCACGTGACGTATGGATGGGTGCATCATGTGACGGCTAAAAATGCCGGGCTCCATGCGTTTGACATCACGTCCCCGCACTATCACTACCTAGGTGACGGACTTCGTGCGGCAAACGGAAGTCGGTATATCCATCTCAATCAACTCGAAGCAACGAATTATGGGGACGATGGGATCACAACACATCATAGTGATGCCATCTACATCACTAACTGTTATTGTCATCACCCCCATGGCCGAACGCACGCTTTAGGATTCTCAAACTCAAACGGCATTGAAATTGATGACGGTTCGCGTCACGTCACGCTTGTTCACAACAGAACGGAAGGCTGTTTTGGAGGTATCGAAGTAAAAGCGCATGGAACCTCGTCAGCCGCACACGACGTCCACATCTTCGGACATCTCTCCGTTCACGACAATCGTTCGTTCAACTTCCGCCACATCGGTCATCATTTGGCAGACGATCCGGATTCCGCGACTGCACGCTTCCTGTCCGGTACAAATTTGGTATCCATCGAGCCAGTCCGAAGCCCGCTTTATGCAAAATCCTCGCCACGGAGTCTGGTCGTTTCCGCATATCAAGATGTCTTCATCCATGGTTTGACTGCCATCGGCGACCCGACCTACGACTATGAACAGCATCCAGCACTTGCGATTCAATATAAGTCAAGACGTGTACAGTTGAAACGAATTTCCGTTCGCGGGTTTACCACAGCCCGAGCCGACCTCGAGCTGTTCGGAGGGGAGAACCGCACCGACGAAGTGACTATCGAAAACTTACGATGCCATGAATCTGCGCCAATCGCTTTAAAAATCGGACGTCAGATAGAACAAATTGCACTTCATCAAATCGAAGGACAGAAAAAAAGTGGAGATGCTCTCATCTCCACGAAAAGTCCGATTGATGTGCAGGACATACTCGCTTACGGATTCTCAGACCGGGTACGTTCGGACGTTTGA
- a CDS encoding S66 family peptidase — protein MIRYPQLTGHHIGVTAPSSGIPEELHHLLHQSEQKFSTRGFTLQFTPNAWKQRFGKSAPARVRADELTSLLQDDKVDLIVPPWGGELLMEILDQIEWQTLPAKWMLGYSDTSLLLFVYTLKTGIASAHGPNLVDLRAEVWDETSSRWLDVLSTRTNETVIQRSSEKFQKEWQFDNPTPHLFHLTETTEWKAVGGQHATGRLLGGCLDVLLHTIGTPYGNVKTFQHEHLNDEPILWYFENAEMNVPALKRTLLQMKWAGWFEHTSGILFGRSEAPSVHQDYTVEMVYEELHHTLGIPIFYDIDCGHVPPQMTLVNGAHASVQVEHGKGTLIQTFKG, from the coding sequence ATGATTCGTTATCCACAGTTGACCGGGCATCACATCGGTGTCACTGCCCCTTCGTCAGGTATACCAGAAGAACTGCACCATTTATTGCATCAATCGGAACAGAAGTTTTCCACTCGAGGGTTCACGTTGCAATTCACTCCGAATGCGTGGAAACAACGATTTGGGAAGTCCGCTCCGGCTCGGGTGCGCGCAGATGAACTGACATCTCTACTTCAAGATGACAAAGTCGACTTGATTGTCCCGCCTTGGGGTGGGGAACTCTTAATGGAGATTCTCGATCAAATCGAGTGGCAAACATTACCCGCAAAATGGATGCTCGGCTATTCGGATACAAGTTTATTGCTTTTTGTGTATACGCTAAAAACCGGAATCGCCTCGGCACACGGTCCAAACTTAGTCGACTTACGTGCCGAAGTGTGGGACGAGACGAGTTCACGCTGGCTCGATGTGTTGTCGACGCGGACCAACGAGACGGTCATCCAACGTTCGTCCGAGAAGTTCCAAAAAGAATGGCAGTTTGATAACCCAACGCCACATCTGTTTCACTTGACGGAAACGACTGAATGGAAAGCTGTCGGTGGTCAACACGCGACAGGTCGATTGCTCGGTGGATGTCTTGATGTGCTCTTACATACAATCGGGACGCCATATGGAAACGTCAAGACGTTCCAACACGAGCACCTGAATGATGAACCGATTCTTTGGTATTTTGAAAACGCCGAGATGAACGTTCCGGCATTAAAAAGGACCCTCCTTCAAATGAAGTGGGCCGGTTGGTTCGAGCATACGTCTGGTATTCTATTTGGACGGAGTGAGGCACCTTCTGTGCATCAAGACTATACGGTCGAGATGGTGTATGAAGAGCTTCACCACACTCTAGGTATTCCAATCTTTTACGATATCGATTGTGGACACGTTCCCCCGCAGATGACGCTCGTTAACGGGGCGCACGCTTCTGTGCAGGTCGAACATGGTAAAGGTACATTGATTCAAACGTTCAAGGGCTGA